Genomic DNA from Setaria italica strain Yugu1 chromosome V, Setaria_italica_v2.0, whole genome shotgun sequence:
AGTTGCCGTGCagagatagaaaaaaaaactgagcaAGTGCATAACTACATTTATCAAGGCACCCCTTAAAGTGCATTTTGTTACAGAATGTTTTATCAGTTTTGCATGATGAGGTGGTACTTTCTTAAAAAATACTTTTTGCAGgggcttattttttttattattgatGCCTGTATCCCTCAAATTTAGACATTTTTACAGAATCTCTGATCTTTTGACCAATAACACTTTTAACCCATATCATTATATATATGTAGGAAAAGGAAGTGCATGAAGCTAGAAGGTTGAAATCTTCCCACACAAATGTTGAGTTGATGAAAGAAAAACTATTGGAGGAGCAGGGGCGAAGGGAAAGGGCGGAGCAGGAATTGTCAAAGCTGCAGGAAGTTGAAGCCAAAGCACATAAGTTGGAGCTTGAATTAGCATCTTGTACAGCGCTGCTCAGCAACATACCTGATGTGTCTTCTTATGCCGACATACCTCAAAAGATTGCAGATTTGCAAAAGTGCGCATCCcctatttttctttgatatttCATTGCCAGTTACACGCATAGTAGTATATTGTCTTATTATGCAAAACGCATATTGTTGCAACTTATAAACCATGGTATATAGGTTTGTTTTGCATAAAACTTGCATGAAAGattattattttagttttatcactcgtcttttcttcagaaaaaaaattatgtagtTATCTGAATGATTAACAGGCAAGCATTGACAAATTTGAACAAAGTTGGTGAAGTAACATCACGGTTGAAAGAATTAGAGGTTGCGCTGGAATTTGCTGATCTCAGCAAGCAACGTGCAGAAGGTGAAGCTAACCTTGCTAAAGAGAGGGCTGAAAGTGCTGCCAAGGAGGTCAAGCGGCTTGAGCTTATGGTATCATCTTGTCGCTACCTGTTCTACTAGTAATTTTCCATTTCCTGTTTTTATGCCTATGTACCCTTTACCAAAAGTCTAATTTCCGATGAAAAATAACTCTTCCGGTGTAGAGTTCATATGTTGTTTGAAAGTCAATCCTTTCATGTGCCAAGAATATACGCTTAGACTTCTGCTCTTTCTGGCCTGTTTCTTGTGGTCAGCTTGCTGCGATCAGTGAAGAAAGAGACAAATTGAGAAAGGAACATGCTGTGGAGTTGGATCAATCTGGAATGGAGAAAACGATAAGAGAGCTGGAGAGCACTATACATGAGCAGAAGGAACTGGTTAGTCACAAGGACACTGAACTCAATATAATGAACGAAAGATTAAACCTTGAAGCAAAGAAAGTGAAGTCTTTGGAGCGAGAGGGAGATCAACTACGCTCTCAGGTTGCATTACTAGAGTCCAAGGTAAGAAACTAAGAATATCTGGGATCACCCCTTCAATTGGTGCCTTGATTTCCTCACATATACCCCATCGCAATTCTCAAAAATTTGTTGGGTTATACTGCTTAAATGTCTCAGATGTCACAAAATTGGATTAATTGGTGCTGGGCAAGCTACCAAAAACCTGTGTCGACATTTTTTTAATGAGAAACAGTAGTGGCTCCGTACAGTACAAGGGAAGGGTGAATCATTGGAGAGGTCATTAAGGGGGAATGGTTGTTGTTGTCTGGCAAATTAAAAACAAGGAATTTGCTTCATGTACAACTGTTTCGCACAACCATGCTACGGCAAAATCTTTCTGATGGGTTGCCTGGCACAGGCACGCACTTTCTGGCCAAAATAAGGATTTGCTTCACATATGACTGTTTCCCACAACCGTGTTGCAACAAAGTCGCCTACTGGTTGCTTGACTCAAGCACACACTTGTGATGCTATGCCAGTCGACAGTTGTAACCTGGTCGTACGTACAGCAACATTGTAAAAAATTTCCTTGCCTTTCACTCTATGCACGTTTAGGGTAGGTTCTTGTCTTCAACTCTTATTGGTGTAGAATATCCATGCCTTCTTCCTGCTGGTACAATGACTCAGTGAGTATGTCCCATCTTTCTTGTTATATCGATAGCATGCCTGAACCACTAGGTATGGGAGCTTCTGCTATAACTGCCCGGCCTATGAACTGAAGCAGGAGAGCTAAGTGTTGTGCCGTTCAGATTCTAATGAAACATTGGTGGATGGTTTTATGCCGAAGATGTATGTTTCGTTTATTTCCCAAGATTATCCTTTGTTCTAGTAGTGTTATCTTGTGAAACTCAGGACGTAAATAAATGTAACTTCTTTAAAATATAGATAGTTGTGAAGAGTACTAGTAGTGTGCAATTATTGATACGTAACTGCGAAGAGTACTAATTTAACTTGCAACATTCTCTTCAGTGTGCCATGCTTCTGCTTGCTTGAAAGTTTTGTAATTTGACAGTTAGGTCATGGAGATTACTCTGCATCGAGCACAAAAGTACTGCGCATGGTAAATACTCTTGCAGTTGACAATGAAGCCAAGCAGACAATAGAAGCGCTACAAGCTGaactgaagaaaacaaaagagagGCTGCAAGCAGTCGAAGAACTGAAAGGACAAGCCGGTATGCAGTCTCATTGTTTGTACTGCCAATTGCttggatttcttgttttcttgcATTTCTTTTGCGGTTTTGCCGGTTATATACTTTGCTAGAGAGCTATTGTCCTATGGATTTCTATTTTCATTTATCGCCATATGTAATAATTAGTTTGCAGTTTCGAGCAGTTGAGTCTGTATTTTAAATTGAGTGGACCATCTTTGGATAGCCAGTAATTTATGCTCAATTCCTTGTTACTTTTCTTTGGGTGCACTAATAAATAGAACATTGACGTGCAGATGCTGGGACTGTGGTAGATGcaaatattgctgaaaagtTAGCACAACTTAAGAATCAAATTGCCACACTTGAAAAACGTGAAGAAAGGTATGTGAATCATTATTTCTCTTCTAGAATTTTTTGCACATTTTGTTGGATATAATGTTATACTTTGTTTAAAACAGATACAAGGCGGTGTTTGCAGAGAGGATCTCGGTCTTCCGGAAAGCCTGCTGCTCGCTTTTTGGTTACAAGGTAATGATAGTTAACACACATCATTTGAGGTGGGCTTTTTGCTaacttctccctccctccgtcaTGCCTGTGGTCCATATATTCAGTCTCAAGCTATATCTGAATCTTGAGACACAATGTACtttattgaaaaaaaaggatGCACTCGACCCAAGGGGAGGGACATCCCAAAAGCATTGTTTGAAAGGTCAAGGAAAGAATGTTTTATATTAGCATCTCAACATTAGCTGTTTTAGCTACATATAGAAATTCCGTAAGCATTTTTCTTAGATGGAAACCATCGTTTTAAACTCCCCTTTAGCCAACGTTTGTTTTGTGGGTGTAGACTATCAGAAGACTAGCAGGACGTGCTGTTGAACCTAATGGTTAAGAGAGTTGTGTTGAGCATGTAGTTAACACCCTCCAGGGCTCAAGATCATAAGCAATATGCACATTATTACTGGATGTCAATACagtccatttttatttttttatgataaTAATCTTCAAATTATCATTTGGAGGAAAAATTTGATTTCCCTAGATGTTTTGCATATGTGATGTTTCAGTAAACATCATATATTCACGTTCAATATTTTTCTGCTACTAtatttttgtttaatttttcttCCTACATGCTTttaactccatccaactgttcAAACAACAACCATAAACTGTAACTTGACATAACCTTTCCTTGTTTCATGGTTTTAGATAGTGATGAACGATCAGCAGCAGTCAAATGGGATCCCTGTAACACGCTTTATTCTGCAATCAGTTTATGCCCAAAGCGACGATGAAAAGCTTGAGTTTGACTATGAATCAGGAAGCACTAATATTGTGGTAACACTATCACGCTGTTGAAATGGTCTTTTCATATATTTTCATGAAACACATTTGATGTTACTTATAAATACAGGTCAACGATTACACGTCTCAACAAGAAATTGCTCAGCAGGTATTAAGCTAATCTACTGCATTTTACTAGCAAACATCCATTCATCCTAGTGATTCAAAGTCCTAAATCCACCTTAGAACTTGAGTCTTGAGTTTGCATGTGTTTAAATTGCAATTCAAAATGCAGCTTCTTCAAGGTTCAGAAGTTCTGGTACTTGAATCAGGCTGCATGGACTAATCTAGGTGATAAATAGTTTTGCATTTGCTTTAAAGTATTGAGCATTGAACTTGAGTTAAATGTCTAATTGGTTTGTTTGAGTATGGGAACCCAAACGTTCCTAATATCGGGTTTCCCGTAAGCATTTTCGAGATAAATAGATAGATTTGTTAAGGATCTGACCTAATCAATACATACACTTATGATTGGCTTGCTAGAACAGGAAGGTCCAAAACTTTTTTGAATTTGTATTGAAATGAAACTGGAATTTCCCTCAGAAGATCTAACCATACTTTTCAGGTGGACGTTTTCGTAAGGAGGATGAACTCCATACCAGCCTTTACCGCTAACCTGACAATGGAATCTTTCAACAAGAGAAGTATATGCTGAAGACGTGAATGTAGTGGCAAGTCGCATTGCTGGATGTTTGTATGTTTGATTCTTCCTCCATTGATGAAAAGTATATATGAGCACTCACACATGGTCGAGTGAAAATTGCATTCTGCTGAGGTACTGGGGATCGATAATTGAAGTAGAGGTTGGAGCTTTGGTGGTTAATTATCCCATGTGCTCTTGTTTCTGTTGTGACAAAGCATGTGTCACAGTATCAGCATCACGGCGATGGCTTGTACTGTTCTGCACTTCTGCTACGTAATGCTGAGCTTGTGGCTTGTCTAAACCGTAGCTAGTAATTAGGAATACGTTACTTGATTCGCCAATCATCACTGGATGTTAGCCCAACCAGAGCACGAGTGTTTTGCTGCAAATGGGGcttgctccatctccatgtATCATTGATGGCTGAAATTCTGCCATGCGTTTTCATATTTGTACATAGCTTTGGCTCGGCAGCGCCTTGCAAAGCACGTCAACTACTTGTAGCTGAATCAAGCGCAAACGGCTTCTGTGAAAATTTGGCGTGAAATCAGTAAACTGCCATCAGCTGGCTTTACTTGTACGGACATACAGCCGTAAAATAAGAGCGAGCTCCGCAACTGAAAAGCGCATGCGTTCCCTCCCACTTCCGCGTCCTTTTTCCAGCCACGCCAACTCATGATTGGCCCCGTCTCCAACCCGAGATCGACGGTTCCCGGCGCTCCCGCGCTGCGATCCGGCTGCTGCGAGGCTCACACGGTCCGCGTGAGCGTCTCGGGACGACGCCTCACACGAAACGGCTCCCCGAACCGAACCCTcgcgcggcgcaggcggccaGGGCAGATAACCGGCGCTTTGCTCGCGCCCCGGCACATAAATCCTCCTGGCCTGGCCTCCAGGCGTCCCGGCCATACACGTCCACCTGGCGCGGCGTTCTCGTAGCCGTAGTGGCCTACCTGCTACGCGATCTCGAGCAGCGGAAGTCGCATCAATGATGGTGCGTACGCTGCCGGCACTGTCGCGGATGAGTTCGTGAGATTTCTTGCAATGTGAGGTGACATGCTGGTTGAAATTTGGTGCAGGCGCTGACGGAGCGGCAGCCGCAGCTGGAGAAGACGAAGGCGCTacgggcgcgggcgccgctGTCGAGGAAGGCCGTCGCGGCACTGTGCGTCACGAGCTTCGTCGCAGGGTTGCTGCTCAGCGGCAGGGTGTCGCTGATGTCGGCGGACGCGAGCAGGGACGACGGCGCCAAGGAGAGCGTTCGTGCTTCTGGCTGCGCCGGCAACAAGCGTGTAAGTGTGCTGTCAGTCCTGTCGCTGAGTGTTGCATGGTTACTTAGCATATTCATTCTTGCATCTGATCGAACTCTGAATCTCTTATCAGAAACTAGGAGAGAGCCATCCCAAGGATCTCCTGAACGAGGTGTCGAGGACCCATCAAGCGATTCAGTAAGCATCCCGCCTCGAATCGAACACTGCAACTGTTGACATGCCAACAAGCACATGCGTGCACATCAGTGTATGCCTTTTGTCTTCGAAAATTTCATGCAACGGTGAACCGCCAGGTCGCTGGACAAGGCGGTGTCCACTCTGGAGATGGAGCTTGCCGTGGAGCGCGCGAggagcggcgccgccggagccggcacGGCCGTGCCATCCAAGCCGCCCCAGAAGGCCTTCGTGGTGATCGGCATCAACACGGCCTTCTCCAGCAGGAAGCGGCGTGACTCCCTCCGCGAAACCTGGGTCCCCAGAGGTAGTGTACATGTCCACCGGCCAATACCAcacgcaccaccaccaccgccggccgtcGCTGACGCGCCGCGACGACTACGCAGGGGAGAAGCTGAGGAAGCTGGAGACGGAGAAGGGGGTCGTGATCCGGTTCGTGATCGGGCACAgcggcgcgccgggcggcggggcgctGGACCGGGCGCTGGACGCGGAGGAGGCCGAGACCCGGGACTTCCTGCGGCTGGACCACGCCGAGGGCTACCACGAGCTGTCCTCCAAGACCAGGATCTACTtcaccaccgccgtcgccacctGGGACGCCGACTTCTACGTCAAGGTCGACGACGACGTCCACCTCAACCTCGGTACGCACGCACTGCATGCGCCGCCATCGGCGAGTCGTCGTGTCTAGTCGTTGGACAGGGGCAGTCGCAACaaattccttttgttttctgaaCTGCAGGGATGCTGTCGAGCAGGCTGGCGAAGCACAGGACGCGGCCGAGGGTGTACGTCGGCTGCATGAAGTCCGGGCCTGTTCTCTCGCAAAAGTGAGCAAAACCTCCTGCCGCGCAGGACAtgttctctctttctttcttttttactaTAAGAAAGAATAAAACTTGACTGACAATCCGTACGGTTCTGTTGCAGAGGAGTGAAGTACCACGAGCCAGAGTACTGGAAGTTCGGGGACGAGGGCAACAAGTACTTCCGCCACGCCACCGGCCAGATCTACGCCATCTCCAAGGATCTTGCCGCCTACATCTCCATCAACCAGTAAGCGCGTGTGCTAGCAATCCTTGGCCATGTTGGCTCTGTGCCTGAAGTTTGTGTTGGAACTCGATCGTTTCCAGGCCGATCCTGCACAGGTTCGCGAACGAGGACGTCTCGCTCGGCGCGTGGCTGATCGGGCTCGAGGTGGAGCACGTCGACGACCGGAGCATGTGCTGCGCCACGCCTCCAGGTCTGCGTCCTGCACCATCTCCGCTTTTGAATTCACCTAGTAGCCAGCCGGATTTTGCTGTAACGGCGAGCCTTCCTCTGTTTCGTCCGTCGGGCAGATTGCGAGTGGAAGAAGCGGGCCGGGAACGTGTGCGTGGCGTCCTTCGACTGGTCGTGCAGTGGCGTCTGCAAGTCGGTGGACAGGATGCGGCACATCCACAAGGCCTGCGGCGAAGGCGAAGGGGCCGTCTGGAACGTCGCCATATGATGATTGGCCTTCACAGCTCTCATCAAAATCGTCGTTGTTTGTGTGGATGGATCTTCACTTGCTTGGCGTCCAATTTGGGCCACTATTTAGCATGAAACATTCTGCACTGAGATCTCTTCTGCATTTGGCAAGTATGGCCGTTTCATTTGAGACGGCTATGCTGTGATTCGCGTAAAAGTGCGTGGGTTGATGTGTGTACGTGATTGCTGAAACTCTGAAACAGAAGGAAATGGGAAGAATGGTGATTGGTCCATCAACTGCAGTGAAGTTACAGTATATTCGTGGTTTTGTATCCAGGCTTTCTTTGGACTGAACAATGTTGGGACCCATTCATGTGGGTGAATTGATGACAGCTTTACTGTACCTGCAACCTGTTGATGAGCAGACTTGATTGAGAGGACTACAGGTCGCAATGGAAGTCAGCTCCGGATGATGACCACTTCCAAAAAAGTCAGCTCCGTTGGTTTATAAATGTttaggcctgtttggatacgggttgctaaagtttagcacatgtcacattgaatgtttggatactaattaggagtattaaacatagtctaattacaaaattaattgcacatatggagtctaattcgcgagacgaatttattaagcctaattattccatattttgacaatgtggtgctacagtaaccatttgctaatgatagattaattaggcttaataaattcatctcgcgaattagactccatttgtgcaattagttttataattagcttatatttagttttcctaattagcatccgaacatccgatgtgaccctgttaaagtttagcacctcgtatccaaacacccccttagttatCTATCTTCCCGGAAGATGGATAGAATTTCCACCCAACCGTAGCCCAGCCACAGGGCGAGCTTAGCCCAACAGCTCAAGCATGGCCTAGTCCATCCCTAANNNNNNNNNNNNNNNNNNNNNNNNNNNNNNNNNNNNNNNNNNNNNNNNNNNNNNNNNNNNNNNNNNNNNNNNNNNNNNNNNNNNNNNNNNNNNNNNNNNNGCagtgggcggcgcggaggcgggcgggcgggagcgggagcggcggtgggcggcgcggaggcggccggcgcagcggcggcgggtggcgcggcggcggcggcgggcggaagtGGCGCCATGCCTGAGTGGTgacgggagagaggagagagaaaggggagagaggagagagaatgggggtaggaggtgtaaagtgccccataagcaaccataagcaacccaagagttgcttatttgctaaTGCagaagcaacttataagcaactctataagcaagagtgattggttcataagcaacttatttgcttatttttaagttgcttatgcataagcaactcaaaccaaacagacccACTACCATCCTTCAGTTTCAGCCCAAAATCGAAAAACTAGAGGTCCAATCCACCGACTAGGGTGCAAACAATCCGATCACACTCATCCTCGCTTTGCCTCACCTCTGTCTCAGACTTCCTCCAACAGTTAGAGTCAACACTAGCTTATATGTCTATATGGCATACTCTGTATCAATAATAAATGGTACAAGAAACAACCCACCCAATGATCTAACTTTTACCACATAGCTCAAACATAAGTGGCCACACATATTACACTCATATAATATAGGAATGTGTGCATGAGACTATCTCTTAATCAAGATATAGCTTATCTTtctctccttcttctctcttcCAACTAAACAAAAATCTAATGTGGCACTCCTTTGAGCTAACTGATATGTATTATTGGAGGCGGCCTTACGAAGTGCCGATGTCCTGAGCACTGATTAGTGCTCCTGCCACATGGTGCGTCGGCCGCCGGCTGCCGGAGCCTTTGCGAACTCACCCCTCGACAACTCGGCTCCTCTGGTCCTCCCCACACGAGGGTTATGCTTGTTGCTGTGGACGCCGCCAGCTGCTAAATTTGGCCCTAGCCAAAAACTCGGTCTACCACTGACAGACAAGATTAGGGAGTGCTGATGCACTTTGTTCTTTTAGAAATAACAATAATTGTGAGTGTGCCTCGATCCTAAATATAATTCTTTTAAGGTTGTTGTTACAATCCCCTTTTTATCTATGTCCATCAATATCCAAAACAACACATAGATTGTTGTTGTTAGATCCATCATGAAAAATACCTCTGATACGGTTAGACTATTtctatttttaaatatttttatagatATTGCTAGTAAAATAATGTATTAAAACCCACATCAATAACTTAATAAACAAACACTTTCTTTTTTATCGTAGGGGTAATACATGTTTTGTGATAGCACAGTGTAATGcatccaatttctttttcttagaGGCAGTTTAGCAGTATGCAAACCAAGAGATAAAATCCACGTAGGCCTGACTAGATGACAGATCAGAGCCTGGCCCAACACGATAGCACGGCTCTGCTGCATTCCATTCAGTCCGTTCCGCTGCTCAAATCCTAACGATCTCCCTCCAGTCTACGGCACCCACGCGGATCAAACAAACAACCATATCCGACCCGCCAAAAAATTCCGGTATCGGATCCGTCAAGGAGAATAATTTATCCGTTTATGCGGATCCCTTTTTAAATTAGCAAGCCGTCGCGCTCGAACGGTCAAGCCAG
This window encodes:
- the LOC101781507 gene encoding mitotic spindle checkpoint protein MAD1 encodes the protein MILRTPPQRKRRADTDNDADLVVVKSGGGASAAGRSPVSDRRMVLYDRPTALVPAGAPGEQFDDMVCTYHCRQMVKSEFVVALDTAEKQVQEYQTKIDALEEQLSKSEDERMQFLDKLNYVEQELAATKGRESALQERLLKELSGYQERYHDQVKKINELEVQLNKEIDSRISAESSASSAKESIKDLEGNLQRLLESSEREKKTLKKELSYMKEDLTLSASRLNVELEKTRLKAENYESEAELLNEQLVDLKKQLEECLRERNEMELKLLNSSALPGQHAPTDDQKLIKLLREELRNYEKEVHEARRLKSSHTNVELMKEKLLEEQGRRERAEQELSKLQEVEAKAHKLELELASCTALLSNIPDVSSYADIPQKIADLQKQALTNLNKVGEVTSRLKELEVALEFADLSKQRAEGEANLAKERAESAAKEVKRLELMLAAISEERDKLRKEHAVELDQSGMEKTIRELESTIHEQKELVSHKDTELNIMNERLNLEAKKVKSLEREGDQLRSQVALLESKLGHGDYSASSTKVLRMVNTLAVDNEAKQTIEALQAELKKTKERLQAVEELKGQADAGTVVDANIAEKLAQLKNQIATLEKREERYKAVFAERISVFRKACCSLFGYKIVMNDQQQSNGIPVTRFILQSVYAQSDDEKLEFDYESGSTNIVVNDYTSQQEIAQQVDVFVRRMNSIPAFTANLTMESFNKRSICCVPAIHVHLARRSRSRSGLPATRSRAAEVASMMALTERQPQLEKTKALRARAPLSRKAVAALCVTSFVAGLLLSGRVSLMSADASRDDGAKESVRASGCAGNKRKLGESHPKDLLNEVSRTHQAIQSLDKAVSTLEMELAVERARSGAAGAGTAVPSKPPQKAFVVIGINTAFSSRKRRDSLRETWVPRGEKLRKLETEKGVVIRFVIGHSGAPGGGALDRALDAEEAETRDFLRLDHAEGYHELSSKTRIYFTTAVATWDADFYVKVDDDVHLNLGMLSSRLAKHRTRPRVYVGCMKSGPVLSQKGVKYHEPEYWKFGDEGNKYFRHATGQIYAISKDLAAYISINQPILHRFANEDVSLGAWLIGLEVEHVDDRSMCCATPPDCEWKKRAGNVCVASFDWSCSGVCKSVDRMRHIHKACGEGEGAVWNVAI